Proteins encoded within one genomic window of Columba livia isolate bColLiv1 breed racing homer chromosome 1, bColLiv1.pat.W.v2, whole genome shotgun sequence:
- the STOML3 gene encoding stomatin-like protein 3 isoform X2 produces MDPQRETHEKNNTEHLIADRREGIGVCGWILVSLSFLLVLITFPISIWACIKIIREYERAVVFRLGRIVSKKAKGPGLVLILPCTDTFVKVDLRTVTCNIPPQEILTKDAVTTQVDGVVYYRIHSAVSAVANVTDVHPATLLLAQTTLRNVLGTQSLAQLLAGREEIAHSIQVILDSATEQWGIKVARVEIKDVRIPVAMQRAMAAEAEAAREARAKVVAAEGEMNASKALKQASMVLAESPAGLQLRYLQTLTTLATENNSTIVFPLPIDMLEILGQKNRGG; encoded by the exons ATGGATCCCCAGAGAGAGACACACGAGAAAAACAACACGGAGCATCTAATTG ctgACAGGCGGGAAGGAATTGGTGTCTGTGGCTGGATTCTGGTTTCCCTTTCATTCCTCCTGGTGCTTATTACCTTTCCTATTTCCATCTGGGCATGTATCAAG atTATCAGAGAATATGAACGTGCTGTCGTATTTCGACTGGGACGTATAGTGTCTAAGAAAGCAAAGGGACCAG gtctGGTCCTCATACTTCCATGTACAGATACGTTTGTCAAAGTCGATCTTAGAACAGTTACCTGTAACATTCCTCCACAAGAG ATTCTCACGAAAGATGCCGTTACCACCCAAGTGGATGGGGTGGTGTACTACAGGATCCACAGTGCTGTCAGCGCCGTTGCTAACGTCACCGATGTCCACCCAGCCACCCTCCTCTTGGCACAGACAACCCTGAGAAATGTGCTGGGCACACAGAGCTTGGCTCAGCTCCTGGCAGGTCGTGAGGAGATTGCACACAGTATCCAG GTTATCCTCGACAGTGCCACGGAGCAGTGGGGAATCAAAGTGGCCCGAGTGGAGATCAAAGATGTCAGGATTCCTGTGGCCATGCAGAGGGCAATGGCAGCTGAAGCAGAGGCTGCTCGAGAGGCAAGAGCTAAG GTTGtggcagcagagggagaaaTGAATGCTTCTAAAGCCCTCAAGCAGGCCTCCATGGTGCTGGCTGAGTCTCCAGCAGGTCTTCAGCTGCGCTACCTACAAACATTAACAACCCTGGCAACAGAGAATAATTCCACCATTGTCTTTCCTCTCCCTATAGATATGCTTGAGATTTTGGGGCAGAAAAACAGAGGGGGATAG
- the STOML3 gene encoding stomatin-like protein 3 isoform X1: MDPQRETHEKNNTEHLIADRREGIGVCGWILVSLSFLLVLITFPISIWACIKIIREYERAVVFRLGRIVSKKAKGPGLVLILPCTDTFVKVDLRTVTCNIPPQEILTKDAVTTQVDGVVYYRIHSAVSAVANVTDVHPATLLLAQTTLRNVLGTQSLAQLLAGREEIAHSIQVILDSATEQWGIKVARVEIKDVRIPVAMQRAMAAEAEAAREARAKVRPMAMSTPTLLCPCLSHPNTFLFSPHCKGAFSHYGQHHSAISISLTLQVVAAEGEMNASKALKQASMVLAESPAGLQLRYLQTLTTLATENNSTIVFPLPIDMLEILGQKNRGG; this comes from the exons ATGGATCCCCAGAGAGAGACACACGAGAAAAACAACACGGAGCATCTAATTG ctgACAGGCGGGAAGGAATTGGTGTCTGTGGCTGGATTCTGGTTTCCCTTTCATTCCTCCTGGTGCTTATTACCTTTCCTATTTCCATCTGGGCATGTATCAAG atTATCAGAGAATATGAACGTGCTGTCGTATTTCGACTGGGACGTATAGTGTCTAAGAAAGCAAAGGGACCAG gtctGGTCCTCATACTTCCATGTACAGATACGTTTGTCAAAGTCGATCTTAGAACAGTTACCTGTAACATTCCTCCACAAGAG ATTCTCACGAAAGATGCCGTTACCACCCAAGTGGATGGGGTGGTGTACTACAGGATCCACAGTGCTGTCAGCGCCGTTGCTAACGTCACCGATGTCCACCCAGCCACCCTCCTCTTGGCACAGACAACCCTGAGAAATGTGCTGGGCACACAGAGCTTGGCTCAGCTCCTGGCAGGTCGTGAGGAGATTGCACACAGTATCCAG GTTATCCTCGACAGTGCCACGGAGCAGTGGGGAATCAAAGTGGCCCGAGTGGAGATCAAAGATGTCAGGATTCCTGTGGCCATGCAGAGGGCAATGGCAGCTGAAGCAGAGGCTGCTCGAGAGGCAAGAGCTAAGGTGAGACCCATGGCAATGTCTACTCCCACGCTCTTGTGTCCTTGTCTCAGTCATCCAAacacctttttgttttctcctcattGTAAAGGTGCATTTTCCCACTATGGGCAGCATCACAGTGCCATTTCCATTTCTCTTACTTTGCAGGTTGtggcagcagagggagaaaTGAATGCTTCTAAAGCCCTCAAGCAGGCCTCCATGGTGCTGGCTGAGTCTCCAGCAGGTCTTCAGCTGCGCTACCTACAAACATTAACAACCCTGGCAACAGAGAATAATTCCACCATTGTCTTTCCTCTCCCTATAGATATGCTTGAGATTTTGGGGCAGAAAAACAGAGGGGGATAG